A window of the Salvelinus alpinus chromosome 3, SLU_Salpinus.1, whole genome shotgun sequence genome harbors these coding sequences:
- the LOC139571220 gene encoding myb/SANT-like DNA-binding domain-containing protein 4: MATRAAYFSPSEAQILMEAYEEVKDIIKKKGNTATVIKQREKAWQSIADRLNALNMNGPKRTWQQVKIKYKNILQNAVKKNTHRQGTGGGSPKADLTPAEDMALELNKGRPVLEGIPGGKETSIGSSQDATRFIQVSGSTVFLLEPPAQAPDDADPGEGPSAAATAHDGDDDEEETISLDSRRHEDPDAIQWENQPGNISSQAIRKLYGNHLRRQIELADIDIQYKKKKMENLALESEIKKRTIRKLDLEIKKLERELQEDDTAQNKN, from the exons atggcaactagagccgcgtacttttccccgtcggaagcacaaatcctcatggaggcatacgaggaggtaaaagatataattaagaagaaaggcaacaccgccacagtgataaagcaaagagaaaaagcgtggcaaagtattgcagaccgcctgaatgc attaaacatgaacgggccaaaacggacatggcagcaggtcaaaatcaaatacaagaacattctgcagaatg cagtgaaaaagaatacccacagacaaggcacgggtggtgggtcaccaaaggctgaccttaccccagcagaggacatggccttggagctaaataaaggcaggcccgtcttagaggggatccctggggggaaagagacgagcataggttcctcccaagatgccacccgcttcattcaag tgtctggcagcactgtgttcctgttagagccaccagcacaagcaccagacgatgctgatcca ggtgaaggccccagtgcagcagcaacagcacatgatggagacgatgatgaggaggagaccatctctctggattccagaaggcatgag gacccagatgctatacagtgggaaaaccagcctggcaacata agctcacaagctatcagaaagttgtatggcaaccacctccggcgccaaatagaactggcagacatagacattcagtacaagaagaaaaagatggaaaatcttgcactggagtccgaaataaaaaagaggacaattaggaaactggaccttgaaataaaaaaacttgagagggag ctccaagaagatgacacagctcaaaataaaaattag